Proteins co-encoded in one Gemmatimonadota bacterium genomic window:
- a CDS encoding ABC transporter permease codes for MFRNYVTVALRHLSRRKGYSFINVMSLALGIACCVLIMLYIRDESSYDRYHGKADRIFRVISEEWQGGGVDRSIRSVRSAEVMTPTARFMREDFPEVEDMVRFNPPVNAWMVKYGDRGFYERDFYLADSSVFNVFDVPLLAGNPRTALSGNDRVVLSQSVARKYFGDENPIGKILDAEGTFHLEVTGVMADLPSNTHLGFDILASFRIQEAFADESLDDWGRRKSYSYVLLREGSDPAELEARLPAFVEKYVGDIHDGETSSLTYRLQPVTDIHLHSRLERELTPNSDIRYVYLFSAIAVFIILIACINFMNLATARSAGRAREIGLRKVFGAGRGQVTRQFLCESLIMSGMAVCVALLLVVLGLPWFNLVSGKSISMTADTAWFIMGAVAVTGIVVGLVSGSYPALYLSGLAPIDTLKGALSGDSGNVDMRRTLVAGQFVISIALIICTGVVYDQLDYLRNRNLGMDTARLVAVPLTFTPVIEKARQYRQRVREIPYVEDATATFILPFHKNAVITAVVRRLGEGDNAKIEMNQAWTDDLFFDTFGMELAAGRFFDRAFVADWYGAGGGTVLNEAAVSRLGYGSAEEALDGRFDWVFDERQGFDEETAEPRSIVGVVKDFHYASLHQPIEPLVLFPESDGSHVVVKINDNQLSEGLSAIEEAWRETNPDFAFEYFFVEDTYARLYEAEQRFGRIFVSFAVLAVFIACLGLVGLSSYTAERRTKEIGVRKVLGASTPNVIGLISGEFVRLVIVANVIAWPAAYFAMNRWLDDFAYRVALDGMTFVLAGALAIALALLTVSYQAVRAATANPVESLRTE; via the coding sequence ATGTTCAGAAACTACGTCACGGTTGCCCTCCGGCACCTGAGTCGAAGGAAGGGTTACTCGTTCATCAACGTGATGAGCCTGGCGCTCGGGATCGCGTGCTGCGTCCTCATCATGCTCTATATCCGGGACGAGTCGAGCTATGACCGTTATCACGGCAAGGCGGACCGCATCTTCCGCGTGATCTCCGAGGAATGGCAGGGCGGCGGGGTCGACCGGTCCATCCGGTCCGTGCGGTCTGCCGAAGTCATGACACCCACGGCCAGGTTCATGCGCGAAGACTTCCCCGAGGTGGAAGACATGGTGCGCTTCAACCCTCCCGTGAACGCCTGGATGGTCAAGTACGGCGACCGGGGATTCTACGAACGCGATTTCTACCTGGCCGACAGTTCTGTTTTCAACGTGTTCGATGTGCCGCTTCTGGCAGGTAATCCCCGGACCGCACTGAGCGGAAACGACCGGGTCGTGCTATCCCAGTCAGTGGCCCGCAAGTACTTCGGCGACGAGAACCCCATAGGGAAGATCCTGGACGCCGAAGGGACCTTTCATCTGGAAGTGACCGGCGTCATGGCGGACCTGCCGTCCAATACGCACCTCGGGTTCGACATACTCGCGTCATTCAGGATTCAGGAGGCGTTCGCGGACGAGTCGCTCGACGACTGGGGCCGGCGCAAGTCTTACAGTTACGTCCTGCTCCGGGAGGGAAGCGATCCAGCCGAACTGGAAGCCAGGTTGCCTGCTTTTGTGGAGAAGTATGTCGGCGATATCCACGACGGCGAAACGTCATCGCTGACCTACCGGCTGCAGCCCGTGACGGACATCCACCTTCATTCCCGGCTCGAGCGGGAACTGACGCCGAACAGCGACATCAGGTACGTGTATCTTTTTTCGGCGATCGCCGTGTTTATCATCCTCATCGCCTGCATCAACTTCATGAACCTGGCAACCGCACGGTCCGCGGGAAGGGCCCGGGAAATCGGCCTGAGAAAGGTCTTCGGCGCGGGCCGGGGCCAGGTGACGCGTCAGTTCCTGTGCGAATCCCTGATCATGAGCGGAATGGCGGTATGCGTCGCGCTGCTGCTGGTTGTGCTCGGTTTGCCCTGGTTCAATCTGGTATCGGGAAAATCCATATCCATGACCGCGGATACCGCATGGTTCATCATGGGCGCCGTGGCGGTGACCGGCATCGTGGTCGGCCTCGTATCGGGAAGCTATCCCGCGCTTTACCTGTCCGGACTCGCTCCGATCGATACCTTGAAGGGCGCGTTGTCCGGGGACTCCGGCAACGTGGACATGCGCAGAACGCTGGTCGCGGGCCAGTTCGTAATCTCGATCGCCCTGATCATCTGCACAGGCGTCGTGTACGACCAGCTCGACTACCTCCGAAACCGGAACCTGGGTATGGACACGGCACGGCTCGTCGCCGTGCCGCTGACGTTTACCCCGGTCATTGAGAAGGCGCGACAATATAGACAGCGGGTGCGGGAAATTCCATACGTGGAGGATGCCACGGCTACCTTTATCCTGCCTTTTCACAAGAACGCCGTGATCACCGCCGTTGTGCGCAGGTTGGGCGAAGGTGATAACGCCAAGATCGAAATGAACCAGGCCTGGACGGACGACCTGTTTTTCGATACGTTCGGCATGGAACTGGCCGCCGGCAGGTTCTTCGATCGCGCATTCGTCGCCGACTGGTATGGAGCGGGCGGCGGGACGGTTTTGAACGAAGCCGCAGTTTCCCGGCTGGGTTACGGTTCCGCCGAAGAAGCCCTGGATGGTCGGTTTGACTGGGTTTTCGACGAGCGACAGGGTTTCGATGAGGAGACCGCGGAACCGCGCAGTATCGTAGGCGTCGTGAAAGACTTCCACTACGCTTCGCTGCATCAACCCATCGAACCTCTGGTACTCTTTCCCGAGTCCGACGGCAGCCACGTGGTCGTCAAGATCAACGACAACCAACTTTCGGAAGGCCTTTCGGCGATCGAGGAAGCATGGCGCGAGACAAACCCCGACTTCGCCTTCGAGTACTTTTTCGTCGAAGATACCTATGCGCGCCTCTACGAAGCCGAGCAACGCTTCGGTCGGATATTCGTCAGTTTCGCCGTACTGGCCGTGTTTATCGCCTGCCTCGGTCTCGTGGGCCTCTCCTCCTACACCGCGGAACGGCGCACGAAGGAAATCGGAGTGCGCAAGGTCCTCGGCGCGTCCACGCCGAACGTGATCGGGTTGATATCGGGGGAATTCGTCCGGCTCGTGATCGTGGCCAACGTAATCGCCTGGCCGGCCGCCTATTTCGCGATGAATCGTTGGCTCGACGATTTCGCGTACCGTGTCGCCCTGGACGGGATGACTTTTGTCCTGGCCGGCGCGCTTGCCATCGCCCTCGCCCTCCTGACGGTGAGTTACCAGGCCGTGCGGGCGGCCACCGCCAATCCCGTCGAGTCCCTTCGGACCGAGTAG
- a CDS encoding ABC transporter permease: protein MFSNYFTVAIRHFNRHKGYSFINVMSLALGIACCLLILLYIRDELSYDRFYDRADRTFRVTAEYRQGGEVVRNADVLIPTVWYMREDFPEIEDMVRLVPPGNAWMVKYGDKGFYERNFYLADTTVFNVFDVPLLTGNPKTALTGNDKIVLSESMARKYFGDEDPMGRILDAEGTFHLEVTGIMPDMPSNTHLGFDILASFKIQEAYSNTKVDEWGWRTAHSYIVLRDGSDPAELEAKLPAFVEKHLGNRYEGGDASLTYRLQPVTDIHLHSRLERELTPNSDVRYVYLFAAIAVFIIVIACINFMNLATARSAGRAREIGLRKVFGAVRAQMARQFLIESLLMSGMAVCLALLLAVVSLPWFNLLTGKSLAVDPGTTLFALGAVVVIGVVVGCVSGSYPAFYLSGLAPIETLKGTLASGSGTAGMRRILVVSQFVISIALIICTGVVYNQLEFIQQRNMGLNTDQVVAVPLTFDPVQETARIYKQRVKDSPYVTNATSTYILPGHRNAVIPITLQRPGDGDFAKIDMNQAWTDEDFLETLGIEVVTGRYFDPSFVSDWGWETAGGGAVLNEAAVTRLGFESPEDAVGKEVNWMRELRQGWNEEGVQLRRIVGVVKDFHFASLHQPIAPLVLFADFQGGHVVVKIKPEFMAEGLAAIEETWHEVNPEFAFEYFFVEDNFARLYDAEQRFGQVFVSFAVLAVLIACLGLFGLASFTAERRTKEIGVRKVLGASTPKLFRLLSNEFVRLVIVANVFAWPAAFLVMNNWLENFAYRVDLGWTTFVLAGVLAMAIALLTVSYQAVRAATANPIESLRTE from the coding sequence ATGTTCAGCAACTACTTCACGGTAGCGATCCGTCACTTTAACCGGCACAAGGGTTATTCATTCATCAACGTCATGAGCCTGGCGCTCGGAATCGCCTGCTGCCTGCTCATCCTGCTCTACATCCGCGATGAATTGAGCTATGACCGGTTCTACGATCGCGCGGACCGAACATTCCGCGTAACCGCCGAATACCGGCAGGGAGGCGAGGTCGTTCGAAATGCGGACGTTCTGATCCCTACAGTCTGGTACATGAGGGAAGACTTCCCGGAAATAGAGGACATGGTCCGCCTCGTCCCGCCCGGGAATGCCTGGATGGTCAAGTACGGGGACAAGGGGTTCTACGAACGGAATTTCTATCTGGCCGATACGACCGTTTTTAACGTGTTCGACGTCCCCCTGCTGACCGGCAATCCGAAGACGGCGCTCACCGGAAACGACAAGATCGTGCTGTCCGAATCCATGGCCCGAAAGTACTTCGGCGACGAGGACCCCATGGGCAGGATCCTGGACGCCGAGGGCACTTTTCACCTCGAGGTGACGGGCATCATGCCCGACATGCCTTCCAACACGCACCTCGGATTCGATATACTCGCGTCCTTCAAGATCCAGGAAGCCTACTCCAACACCAAAGTCGACGAGTGGGGCTGGCGCACGGCCCATAGCTATATCGTGCTTCGGGACGGCAGCGACCCGGCCGAACTGGAAGCCAAGCTGCCCGCTTTCGTGGAGAAGCACCTCGGGAATCGCTACGAAGGCGGCGATGCATCCCTGACGTACAGGTTGCAGCCGGTGACGGATATCCACCTGCACTCCCGCCTGGAACGGGAACTGACGCCCAACAGCGACGTCAGATACGTCTATCTCTTTGCCGCCATCGCGGTTTTCATCATCGTCATCGCCTGCATCAACTTCATGAACCTGGCGACCGCCCGGTCCGCGGGCCGGGCCAGGGAAATCGGCCTTCGAAAGGTCTTCGGCGCGGTCCGCGCCCAGATGGCCCGGCAGTTTCTGATCGAATCGCTGCTCATGAGCGGAATGGCCGTATGCCTCGCCCTGCTTCTGGCGGTGGTCAGTCTGCCCTGGTTCAACCTGCTCACCGGCAAGTCGCTGGCCGTGGATCCGGGCACCACGTTGTTCGCCCTTGGCGCGGTGGTGGTCATCGGTGTCGTGGTAGGGTGCGTTTCGGGGAGCTATCCCGCGTTCTACCTGTCCGGCCTGGCGCCCATCGAGACCCTGAAGGGGACGCTTGCGTCGGGTTCCGGTACCGCGGGAATGCGCAGGATCCTGGTCGTCAGCCAATTCGTCATTTCGATCGCCCTGATCATATGCACCGGGGTCGTGTACAACCAGCTTGAATTCATCCAGCAGAGAAACATGGGACTGAACACGGACCAGGTCGTCGCCGTACCGCTGACTTTCGATCCGGTCCAGGAGACGGCCAGGATCTACAAACAGCGCGTGAAGGATAGTCCCTATGTAACCAACGCGACCTCCACCTATATACTTCCCGGCCACAGGAACGCCGTGATACCGATTACGTTACAGCGGCCGGGCGACGGTGACTTTGCGAAGATCGACATGAACCAGGCCTGGACGGATGAGGATTTTCTGGAGACGCTGGGCATCGAAGTGGTCACGGGCCGTTACTTCGATCCCTCCTTCGTCAGCGACTGGGGCTGGGAGACCGCGGGCGGCGGGGCTGTGCTGAACGAGGCCGCCGTAACGAGGCTCGGATTCGAATCACCGGAAGATGCCGTGGGCAAGGAAGTGAACTGGATGAGAGAGCTGCGGCAGGGATGGAACGAGGAAGGCGTTCAACTGCGCCGGATCGTCGGGGTCGTAAAGGATTTCCATTTCGCGTCCTTGCACCAGCCCATAGCCCCCCTGGTCCTGTTCGCCGACTTTCAGGGCGGTCACGTCGTCGTCAAGATCAAGCCGGAATTCATGGCTGAAGGGCTCGCCGCAATCGAGGAAACCTGGCATGAGGTCAACCCGGAGTTCGCCTTCGAGTACTTCTTCGTGGAAGACAACTTCGCGCGCCTTTACGACGCCGAGCAGCGATTCGGCCAGGTATTCGTCAGTTTTGCCGTGCTCGCCGTCCTCATCGCGTGCCTGGGTCTCTTCGGACTCGCGTCTTTTACGGCCGAACGGCGCACGAAGGAAATCGGTGTGCGCAAGGTCCTGGGCGCTTCCACGCCGAAACTGTTCCGGCTCCTGTCCAACGAATTCGTCCGGCTCGTAATCGTGGCCAACGTCTTCGCCTGGCCGGCCGCCTTCCTCGTGATGAACAACTGGCTCGAAAACTTCGCCTACCGCGTCGACCTGGGCTGGACGACCTTCGTCCTCGCCGGCGTCCTCGCCATGGCGATCGCCCTGCTGACGGTGAGTTACCAGGCCGTCCGGGCGGCCACCGCCAACCCGATCGAGTCCCTGCGGACTGAGTAG
- a CDS encoding replication-associated recombination protein A, which produces MTDLFSDQAEKQLQREAPLASRMRPDSLEGFLGQQGLVGRGRLLNESIERDTPFSMILWGPPGSGKTTLAFIIARSTDSHFVALSAVSAGVKDLHKATAEARDRLGMHGKRTILFIDEIHRFNKLQQDAVLPTVENGTLTLIGATTENPSFEVNNALLSRCRVLRLEPLSEEDLQRIVRNALEDEERGLGGRNIELDDEAAAHLAAVAGGDARIALNTLEVAAMTTPRGDGNRIRLTVKEIDEALQHRSPQYDKGGDWHFDAISALHKSVRDSDPDGALYWLARMLIAGDDPLYIARRIIRMSVEDIGLADPFALTLSTSAQQAVHFVGQPEGDLMLAHAVVYLATAPKSNAVYAAFSKARQDAEQTSDEPVPMHLRNAPTRLMKEMGHGKGYKYAHDYDGASVDQEHLPESIRGHRYYEPTDRGREEKIRAWMEKMRKVRDGG; this is translated from the coding sequence ATGACCGATCTCTTCTCCGACCAGGCCGAAAAGCAACTCCAGCGGGAAGCGCCGCTGGCCTCCCGCATGCGGCCGGATTCGCTGGAGGGTTTCCTGGGCCAGCAGGGGCTGGTCGGCCGGGGACGCCTCCTGAACGAGTCCATCGAGCGGGACACGCCCTTCTCGATGATCCTGTGGGGTCCGCCGGGATCGGGCAAGACCACCCTCGCCTTCATCATCGCCCGCTCCACGGATTCGCATTTCGTCGCGTTGAGCGCCGTGAGCGCCGGCGTGAAGGACCTTCACAAGGCAACCGCCGAGGCCCGCGACCGGCTGGGCATGCACGGCAAGCGGACCATCCTGTTCATCGACGAGATCCATCGCTTCAACAAGCTGCAGCAGGACGCCGTGCTGCCGACCGTGGAGAACGGCACGCTGACCCTCATCGGCGCGACCACGGAGAACCCGTCTTTCGAGGTCAACAACGCCCTGCTGTCCCGCTGCCGGGTACTCCGCCTGGAGCCGCTTTCGGAGGAGGACCTGCAACGGATCGTCCGCAACGCGCTGGAGGACGAAGAACGCGGTCTGGGCGGGAGGAACATCGAGTTGGACGACGAGGCGGCCGCGCACCTGGCTGCCGTGGCCGGCGGCGACGCCAGGATCGCCCTGAATACCCTCGAAGTGGCGGCCATGACCACGCCGCGCGGCGACGGGAACCGGATCCGGCTTACCGTGAAGGAGATCGACGAAGCGCTGCAGCACCGGTCACCGCAGTACGACAAGGGCGGGGACTGGCACTTCGACGCCATTTCGGCCCTGCACAAGAGCGTGCGGGACTCCGATCCGGACGGCGCCCTCTACTGGCTCGCCCGGATGCTCATCGCCGGCGACGATCCGCTCTACATCGCGCGCCGGATCATCCGCATGTCCGTGGAGGACATCGGACTGGCCGACCCCTTCGCCCTGACCCTGTCCACCTCGGCCCAGCAGGCCGTCCATTTCGTGGGCCAGCCCGAAGGCGACCTGATGCTCGCCCACGCGGTGGTGTACCTGGCTACCGCGCCGAAGAGCAACGCGGTCTACGCGGCCTTTTCGAAGGCGCGGCAGGACGCGGAACAGACGAGCGACGAGCCCGTGCCCATGCACCTGCGCAACGCGCCGACCCGCCTGATGAAGGAAATGGGCCACGGCAAGGGATACAAGTACGCCCACGATTACGACGGGGCGTCCGTGGACCAGGAGCATCTGCCCGAGTCCATCAGGGGGCACCGCTACTACGAACCCACCGACCGGGGCCGCGAAGAGAAGATCCGCGCGTGGATGGAGAAGATGCGGAAGGTCAGGGACGGAGGATGA
- the larE gene encoding ATP-dependent sacrificial sulfur transferase LarE, translating into MTRNKASTLDEKYQSLQDDLRAMGSVLVAFSAGVDSTLLLKVASDVLEDRALGVTGVSESLPEEEKNEAAELAEWMGARHRYVDTEEIHNAEYMQNNPRRCYFCRDELYSRLEVIAREEGAAFICEGSILDDISDFRPGMLAIREHGVRSPLKDAGFTKADVRALSEKLGLPTADKPSLACLSSRFPYGDPITIEALEQVGRAEAFIRGLGLRQFRVRHHRNMARIETEPADLPKVVEHHDEISAYLKEIGYDYVTLDLEGYRTGSMNEVLKKRKAAPAGTP; encoded by the coding sequence GTGACCAGGAACAAGGCCTCCACGCTGGACGAAAAGTACCAATCGCTCCAGGATGATCTGCGCGCCATGGGCAGCGTCCTGGTGGCTTTCTCCGCCGGCGTGGACAGTACGCTGCTGCTGAAGGTGGCCTCCGACGTGCTGGAGGACCGCGCCCTGGGCGTAACCGGCGTGTCCGAATCGCTGCCCGAGGAGGAGAAGAACGAGGCCGCCGAACTGGCCGAATGGATGGGCGCCCGCCACCGCTACGTGGACACGGAGGAAATCCACAACGCGGAGTACATGCAGAACAACCCGCGAAGGTGTTATTTCTGCCGGGATGAATTGTATTCGCGCCTCGAGGTGATCGCCCGGGAAGAAGGCGCCGCTTTCATCTGCGAAGGCAGCATCCTGGACGACATAAGCGACTTCCGCCCAGGCATGCTGGCCATCCGGGAACACGGCGTGCGCAGCCCGTTGAAGGACGCCGGGTTCACCAAGGCCGACGTCCGCGCGCTGTCGGAGAAACTCGGCCTGCCCACGGCGGACAAGCCGTCCCTGGCCTGCCTGTCGTCCCGCTTTCCTTACGGCGACCCCATCACGATCGAAGCGCTCGAACAGGTCGGCCGGGCCGAAGCCTTCATCCGCGGCTTGGGATTGAGGCAGTTCCGGGTGCGGCACCACCGGAACATGGCCCGCATCGAGACGGAGCCCGCCGACCTCCCGAAGGTCGTCGAACACCACGACGAGATCTCGGCGTACTTGAAGGAAATCGGCTACGACTACGTCACGCTGGACCTGGAAGGATACCGCACCGGGAGTATGAACGAGGTGCTGAAGAAACGGAAGGCGGCGCCCGCCGGGACTCCGTGA
- the trpS gene encoding tryptophan--tRNA ligase, producing the protein MNLDERTQSIASAGNGSENGSSNGSSEPTRLYSGIQPTGDIHIGNYLGAVANWVKLIPKYDCIYCVVDYHAITIEYDPDTMRDAVLDTATMGIACGLDPERCTVFVQSHVSETMELAWIFSTVTALGALERMTQFKDKAAQHKQNINAGLFTYPVLQAADILGVKADGVPVGDDQSQHLELTREIARRFNHLYGPVFPEARTLYSPAPRILGLDGQSKMSKSQDNYIAMKDRSDTVRKKLSTAYTDPNRLRRSDPGNPDICNIFTLHKSFSSPDEVTAIDTECRSAGIGCVDCKKKLGDNMETAMTPIQDKYEDLTARPDDVRDALATGADRVRTLTSDTMSEVRESLGLR; encoded by the coding sequence ATGAACCTGGACGAAAGGACGCAGTCCATCGCTTCGGCGGGAAATGGTTCGGAAAACGGATCGAGCAACGGTTCGAGCGAACCGACCCGGCTGTACAGTGGCATTCAGCCCACCGGCGACATCCACATCGGGAACTACCTGGGTGCCGTGGCCAACTGGGTCAAGCTCATCCCAAAGTATGACTGTATCTACTGCGTCGTGGACTACCACGCCATCACCATTGAATACGACCCGGACACCATGCGGGACGCCGTGCTGGACACGGCCACGATGGGCATCGCCTGCGGCCTCGACCCGGAACGCTGCACCGTCTTCGTGCAATCCCACGTATCCGAAACCATGGAGCTGGCCTGGATCTTCAGCACGGTCACCGCGCTGGGCGCATTGGAACGGATGACCCAGTTCAAGGACAAGGCCGCCCAGCACAAGCAGAACATCAACGCGGGACTGTTCACCTATCCCGTGCTCCAGGCGGCGGACATCCTGGGCGTCAAGGCCGACGGCGTGCCCGTGGGCGACGACCAGTCCCAGCACCTCGAGCTGACGCGCGAGATCGCCCGGCGGTTCAACCACCTGTACGGACCGGTGTTTCCCGAGGCCAGAACGCTCTACAGCCCCGCGCCGCGCATCCTCGGCCTGGACGGCCAGTCCAAGATGAGCAAGAGCCAGGACAACTACATCGCGATGAAGGACCGTAGCGATACGGTCAGGAAGAAGCTCAGCACCGCCTATACCGATCCGAACCGGCTGCGGAGATCGGACCCCGGCAACCCGGACATCTGCAACATCTTCACGCTGCACAAGTCCTTCTCCAGTCCCGACGAAGTGACGGCCATCGACACGGAATGCCGGAGCGCGGGCATCGGCTGCGTCGACTGCAAGAAGAAGCTGGGCGACAACATGGAAACCGCCATGACGCCGATCCAGGACAAGTACGAAGACCTGACCGCCCGGCCCGACGACGTGCGGGACGCCCTCGCCACGGGCGCCGACCGTGTAAGAACGCTGACGTCGGACACCATGTCGGAGGTCCGGGAGAGCCTGGGTCTGAGATAG
- a CDS encoding ion transporter, with protein MQAQIGRLVDSKAFQHTVLGVITAAAILVGLETSREMVARYGDWLHRLDQLVLLFFIVEALLKMARHGRHWYRYFGDRWNVFDFLIVVACLMPAGGQYAAVLRLARVLRALRLVTAVPKLQLLVNSLLKSVTSLGYVGLLLAVLFYVYAVLGVYLFRGNDPVHFQDLATALLTLFRVVTLEDWTDVMYIQMYGSDAYPNYADFAQAHLREASRAMPLLGAAFFVSFVMLGTMIMLNLFIGVIINSMSEAQADRESEERRRHLERDGRISVGDEIGLIEEEIQKLSRRLKSLRGWADADSGDG; from the coding sequence TTGCAAGCGCAAATCGGTAGACTGGTCGATTCGAAGGCGTTTCAGCACACCGTACTCGGGGTGATCACGGCGGCCGCCATCCTGGTGGGGCTGGAAACCTCGCGGGAAATGGTAGCCCGGTACGGCGACTGGCTGCACCGGCTCGACCAGTTGGTCCTGCTGTTCTTCATCGTGGAAGCCCTGCTGAAGATGGCGCGCCACGGCCGTCACTGGTACCGGTATTTCGGCGACCGCTGGAACGTGTTCGATTTCCTCATCGTGGTGGCCTGCCTGATGCCCGCGGGCGGACAGTACGCGGCGGTGCTGCGCCTGGCCCGGGTGCTGCGGGCGCTGCGGCTGGTGACCGCGGTGCCGAAACTGCAGCTCCTGGTCAACTCGCTGCTCAAGTCGGTCACGTCGCTGGGATACGTCGGCCTGCTGCTGGCCGTGCTGTTCTACGTCTACGCGGTGCTGGGCGTCTACCTCTTCCGCGGCAACGACCCCGTGCACTTCCAGGACCTGGCGACGGCGCTGCTGACCCTCTTCCGGGTCGTGACCCTGGAGGACTGGACCGATGTGATGTATATCCAGATGTACGGCAGCGACGCCTATCCGAATTACGCCGATTTCGCCCAGGCCCACCTCCGCGAAGCCTCCCGGGCCATGCCCCTCCTCGGCGCCGCATTCTTCGTTTCCTTCGTGATGCTCGGCACCATGATCATGCTGAACCTCTTCATCGGGGTCATCATCAACTCCATGTCCGAAGCCCAGGCCGACCGGGAGTCGGAGGAAAGGCGCAGGCACCTGGAGCGGGACGGCCGGATCAGTGTGGGGGATGAAATCGGGTTGATCGAGGAAGAGATCCAGAAACTGTCGAGACGGCTCAAGTCTCTGCGCGGGTGGGCGGATGCGGACAGCGGGGATGGGTGA
- a CDS encoding cupin domain-containing protein: MQRHTCKRITPAEVAAKIPAPNGDRFHVALERGELQIELYIPRDVDDQKPHSRDECYVIVEGKGKFAMGGEVVPFEAGDFFFVPAGVEHRFLDFGESMTTWVIFYGPEGGEQI; encoded by the coding sequence ATGCAAAGACACACCTGCAAGCGCATCACCCCCGCGGAAGTCGCCGCGAAGATTCCTGCTCCGAACGGGGATCGGTTCCACGTCGCCCTTGAGCGCGGCGAACTGCAGATCGAGCTGTACATCCCCCGTGATGTGGACGATCAGAAGCCCCACAGCCGAGACGAGTGCTACGTGATCGTCGAAGGGAAGGGGAAATTCGCAATGGGGGGAGAGGTCGTGCCATTCGAGGCCGGGGATTTCTTCTTTGTGCCCGCGGGCGTCGAGCACCGGTTCCTTGATTTCGGCGAGTCGATGACCACCTGGGTCATCTTCTACGGACCGGAAGGCGGCGAGCAGATCTGA